In Salinarimonas sp., a genomic segment contains:
- a CDS encoding IS110 family transposase, which yields MGEVTMIAVDLAKRLFQVHGARADGSVAFRKTLTRARFLPFLAAQPRCVVAMEACATAHGWGREIMKLGHEVRLIPPAYVKPFVKRHKNDAADAEAIAEAAVRPTMRFVAVKTQEQQASAMLFRSRDLFVRQRTQLINALRGHLAEYGLVAPRGVAQVDRLAKALEEGADLPEDVVVLARMLLEQIAVLDARVAELDERMRAASRASGTARRLQTMPGIGPVTALAVETFAPAMASFRRGRDFAAWLGLTPLQHSSGGKQRLGKTSKMGQRDIRRLLITGAMAVVRSAVRTPPPVGSWIGNMLARKPRMLVAIALANKMARTIWAMLTREEDYRDPAGAAC from the coding sequence ATGGGCGAAGTTACGATGATCGCGGTCGATCTGGCAAAGCGTCTCTTCCAAGTCCACGGGGCGCGGGCGGACGGGTCGGTGGCCTTCCGGAAGACGCTGACGCGGGCGCGGTTCCTGCCGTTCCTGGCGGCGCAGCCGCGGTGCGTCGTCGCGATGGAGGCTTGCGCGACCGCACATGGCTGGGGGCGCGAGATCATGAAGCTCGGGCACGAGGTGCGCTTGATTCCGCCGGCCTACGTCAAGCCGTTCGTCAAGCGGCACAAGAACGACGCCGCGGATGCGGAGGCGATCGCCGAGGCGGCCGTACGCCCGACGATGCGGTTCGTGGCGGTGAAGACGCAGGAGCAGCAGGCGAGCGCCATGCTGTTTCGCAGCCGCGATCTGTTCGTGCGCCAGCGCACGCAGCTGATCAACGCGCTGCGCGGCCATCTCGCCGAGTACGGCCTCGTCGCTCCCCGCGGGGTCGCGCAGGTCGACCGGCTGGCGAAGGCGCTCGAGGAAGGCGCGGATCTGCCGGAGGACGTCGTCGTCCTCGCGCGCATGCTGCTCGAGCAGATCGCCGTACTCGATGCGCGGGTCGCCGAGCTCGACGAGCGCATGCGCGCGGCCTCGCGCGCCTCCGGCACGGCTCGGCGCCTCCAGACGATGCCGGGGATCGGACCCGTGACGGCGCTCGCCGTGGAGACCTTCGCGCCGGCGATGGCGAGCTTCCGCCGAGGGCGCGACTTCGCGGCCTGGCTCGGGCTGACGCCGCTGCAGCACTCCAGCGGCGGGAAGCAGCGGCTCGGGAAGACCTCCAAGATGGGCCAGCGCGACATACGCCGGCTCTTGATCACCGGGGCGATGGCGGTGGTGCGATCGGCAGTGCGCACGCCGCCGCCGGTAGGCTCCTGGATCGGGAACATGCTGGCGAGGAAGCCGCGCATGCTTGTGGCCATCGCGCTCGCCAACAAGATGGCCCGGACGATCTGGGCGATGCTGACGCGCGAGGAGGATTACAGAGATCCGGCCGGTGCGGCCTGCTGA
- a CDS encoding LutB/LldF family L-lactate oxidation iron-sulfur protein, translating to MSVHATSPQFKDNAHRALHDVQLQRAMGNVRVGFIEKRVKAAERLPEFEALRDSARDIKNHTLAHLDLYLEAYVAKVEETGGIVHFARDAAEARRIVTEICREAGARTVTKGKSMIAEEIGLNAHLEGEGIEPVETDLGEYIIQLRHEAPSHIIAPAVHVNATQVEEDFRRAHTHLDPKRDLSEPVSLLTEARGVLRDRFLAADVGITGANFLIAETGSSVIVTNEGNGDLTQILPKTHVVLASLEKLVPTLEDASQLLRVLARSATGQELSVYTTFSTGPRRDVDEDGPASYHVVLLDNGRSAMLGTDFEEMLRCIRCGACMNHCPVYHAVGGHAYGWVYPGPMGAVLTPSLIGVDKGGHLPNASTFCGRCESVCPVRIPLPKLMRHWREREFERHLSPATVRSGLKAWAFFARRPALYRLATRIGMGALAFAGRSKGRFAWLPLAAGWTKYRDFPAPQGGTFQERFARERAGRAAPAKRAA from the coding sequence ATGTCCGTTCACGCCACCTCCCCCCAGTTCAAGGACAACGCCCACCGGGCCCTGCACGACGTCCAGCTGCAGCGGGCGATGGGGAACGTGCGGGTGGGGTTCATCGAGAAGCGGGTGAAGGCGGCGGAGCGGCTGCCGGAATTCGAGGCGCTGCGAGATTCGGCGCGGGACATCAAGAACCACACGCTCGCGCATCTCGACCTCTATCTCGAGGCCTACGTCGCCAAGGTGGAGGAGACGGGCGGGATCGTGCATTTCGCCCGCGACGCGGCGGAGGCGCGCCGCATCGTCACCGAGATCTGCCGGGAGGCGGGGGCGCGGACCGTCACCAAGGGCAAGTCGATGATCGCCGAGGAGATCGGGCTCAACGCCCATCTCGAGGGCGAGGGCATCGAGCCGGTGGAGACCGATCTCGGCGAGTACATCATCCAGCTGCGGCACGAGGCGCCCTCGCACATCATCGCGCCCGCCGTGCACGTCAACGCCACCCAGGTGGAGGAGGATTTCCGCCGGGCGCACACCCATCTCGACCCCAAGCGCGACCTCTCCGAGCCCGTGAGCCTCCTCACCGAGGCCCGCGGCGTGCTGCGCGACCGCTTCCTCGCCGCCGACGTCGGCATCACGGGCGCGAACTTCCTGATCGCCGAGACGGGCTCCTCCGTCATCGTGACGAACGAGGGCAACGGCGACCTCACGCAGATCCTGCCCAAGACCCACGTCGTGCTGGCCTCGCTCGAGAAGCTCGTGCCGACGCTGGAGGACGCGTCTCAACTTCTGCGTGTTCTCGCCCGCTCCGCCACCGGCCAGGAACTCTCCGTCTACACCACCTTCTCCACCGGCCCCCGCCGCGATGTTGACGAGGACGGCCCGGCGTCGTACCATGTGGTGTTGCTGGACAACGGCCGCTCGGCGATGCTGGGCACCGACTTCGAAGAAATGCTGCGCTGCATCCGCTGCGGCGCCTGCATGAACCACTGCCCCGTGTATCACGCGGTCGGAGGCCATGCCTACGGGTGGGTTTATCCGGGTCCGATGGGGGCGGTGCTGACGCCCTCGCTGATCGGCGTCGACAAGGGCGGCCACCTGCCCAACGCCTCCACCTTCTGCGGGCGCTGCGAGAGCGTGTGCCCCGTGCGCATCCCGCTGCCGAAGCTGATGCGGCACTGGCGCGAGCGCGAGTTCGAGCGCCACCTCTCCCCCGCCACCGTCCGCTCCGGCCTGAAGGCCTGGGCCTTCTTCGCGCGGCGCCCGGCGCTCTATCGCCTCGCGACCCGGATCGGCATGGGCGCGCTGGCCTTCGCCGGGCGCTCGAAGGGCCGTTTCGCCTGGCTGCCCCTCGCCGCCGGCTGGACGAAGTACCGCGACTTCCCCGCCCCCCAGGGCGGCACCTTCCAGGAGCGCTTCGCCCGCGAGCGCGCCGGGCGCGCGGCGCCCGCGAAACGCGCGGCGTGA
- a CDS encoding HNH endonuclease yields MARLYIANTDNAWFDFLAARPDLDEVNFWKPSAGGFSAIGAGEMFAFRLKAPRNAIAGFGVFAFAQPSPIGWAWDAFGERNGCASKDALVAAIARLRKEQDVTEFSEIGCRILIDAVFLPERLWIPVPDDWSPNIVGGKTYDAQAGEGRRVYNALLAAAEELRAPTLAAGLAEGDQARYGEPALVAPRLGQGGFRLAVAQAYGRQCAISNGKVLPALDAAHIVPFGRGGAHAVSNGILLRKDIHSVFDAGFATIDPDYCFVVSDKVRTLFNNGEEYRRLHGQRLRTPTRSELKPDTAFLRWHNENVFRG; encoded by the coding sequence GTGGCTCGGCTCTACATCGCGAACACGGACAACGCCTGGTTCGACTTTCTGGCGGCGCGGCCGGATCTCGACGAGGTCAATTTCTGGAAGCCGTCTGCGGGCGGCTTCTCTGCGATCGGGGCCGGTGAGATGTTCGCCTTCAGGCTGAAAGCCCCGCGCAACGCCATCGCCGGGTTCGGCGTCTTCGCGTTCGCCCAGCCGTCGCCCATCGGTTGGGCCTGGGACGCCTTCGGAGAGCGCAACGGGTGCGCCTCCAAGGACGCGCTCGTCGCGGCGATCGCGCGCCTCAGGAAAGAGCAAGACGTCACTGAGTTCTCCGAGATCGGCTGCCGCATTCTGATCGACGCGGTGTTTCTGCCCGAGCGCCTCTGGATTCCCGTGCCGGACGACTGGTCGCCTAACATAGTGGGCGGAAAGACCTACGACGCGCAGGCCGGCGAAGGACGACGCGTTTACAACGCGCTTCTCGCCGCGGCGGAAGAACTGCGCGCGCCCACTCTCGCCGCCGGCCTGGCCGAAGGCGATCAGGCCCGCTACGGCGAGCCGGCCCTCGTCGCGCCGCGTCTGGGCCAGGGCGGATTTCGCCTCGCCGTGGCGCAGGCCTACGGCCGGCAATGCGCGATCTCGAACGGCAAGGTGCTGCCCGCGCTGGACGCGGCGCACATCGTGCCGTTCGGGAGGGGCGGCGCGCACGCCGTCTCGAACGGAATTCTCCTGCGCAAGGACATCCACAGCGTCTTCGACGCGGGCTTCGCCACGATCGACCCCGACTATTGCTTCGTCGTCAGCGACAAGGTGAGGACGCTGTTCAACAACGGCGAGGAGTACCGGCGGCTGCACGGGCAGCGGCTCAGGACACCGACGAGGTCCGAGCTGAAGCCGGATACGGCCTTCCTGCGCTGGCACAATGAGAATGTGTTTCGCGGGTGA